From one Leptospira noumeaensis genomic stretch:
- a CDS encoding alginate export family protein, whose translation MYAYNQRMVMGLVSLGFFLFTSALPLDAQFITPVKKEVPETPPPPPPQQQPPPPPVPPEEPAEYVSPLKGNLTGEYLKSIQVTAKQRKAIQENTNLWFADRFRVGFGIRPKADSLYNTDFDRSTPDNRNTVTNQTQFYLIGDLSPNIAFKLSFQDVRLWGGEIVNGSADQKYGVIPNSGILIDTSKQREVAINNYTGFREAFLDLKTTNQMFRVRTGRQILDYGDGRILGSRNDSLNGNSFDAIRSTITVQKHSLDFFGAIIGSENNSNSMVSNNSTRVGGVGNASYYGAHYGFKPWEWLGIEVYNFTLYKQKQKATNTTVNYGSDIYYRGSDQLNTSGFRLTNRTKGNMITSETGIDWMVEAAWQTGFTGERSSPTWINEKGTLTTDKKTGEPPPHSSPVQYKANIVAVQLGYTPVKEFRIGIQYVQASGDPNRNDGSVATYNPLFATRRMAGGGLPFAGNGNSGMVFWQNIKDYSVHIKYESSKWGTFIINPHWYYKVKLQDGYYDNNNYVAGSKATGETASTEDYFNTEAYNPNRPKLGRHVATEINFIYIVTPFENVSFWFGASSLYAGDAIRNQKNNPYETDPYHRYDFKPNSSYFTLQSVFAI comes from the coding sequence ATGTACGCTTACAATCAGCGAATGGTAATGGGTCTTGTGTCGCTAGGGTTTTTCTTGTTTACTTCTGCATTGCCATTGGATGCTCAGTTCATCACTCCGGTAAAAAAAGAAGTTCCTGAAACTCCCCCACCTCCTCCGCCACAACAACAACCGCCTCCACCTCCCGTTCCTCCAGAAGAACCGGCAGAGTATGTCAGCCCACTCAAGGGAAATTTAACCGGAGAATATTTAAAAAGTATCCAGGTTACCGCCAAACAAAGAAAGGCGATACAAGAAAATACGAATTTATGGTTTGCGGATCGATTCCGAGTTGGATTTGGAATTCGACCCAAAGCGGATTCCCTTTACAATACGGACTTTGATCGATCTACACCGGACAATAGAAATACTGTCACTAACCAAACTCAGTTTTATCTAATCGGAGACCTATCGCCTAACATTGCATTCAAACTAAGTTTTCAAGATGTTAGATTATGGGGAGGAGAAATTGTCAATGGTTCTGCCGATCAAAAGTATGGTGTGATTCCTAACTCCGGGATTCTGATAGATACCTCCAAACAAAGAGAAGTCGCTATCAATAATTATACGGGATTCAGAGAAGCATTTTTAGATTTAAAAACAACCAACCAAATGTTTCGAGTGAGAACTGGCCGACAAATTTTGGATTACGGAGATGGTCGCATATTAGGTTCGCGTAACGATAGTTTGAATGGGAACTCTTTTGATGCCATTCGGTCTACAATTACAGTACAAAAACATAGTTTAGATTTTTTTGGAGCCATCATTGGATCAGAAAATAATTCCAACAGTATGGTATCAAATAATTCCACTCGAGTGGGTGGAGTAGGAAATGCTTCTTATTATGGAGCCCATTATGGATTCAAACCATGGGAATGGTTGGGAATCGAAGTTTATAATTTCACTCTTTACAAACAAAAACAAAAAGCCACAAATACAACAGTAAACTATGGATCCGATATTTATTACCGAGGTTCTGACCAACTGAATACTTCTGGATTTCGCCTCACCAATCGCACCAAAGGAAATATGATCACAAGCGAAACAGGAATCGACTGGATGGTAGAGGCCGCTTGGCAAACTGGTTTTACAGGTGAAAGGTCATCTCCTACTTGGATCAACGAAAAAGGTACATTGACCACCGACAAAAAAACGGGAGAACCACCTCCCCATTCTTCACCTGTCCAATATAAGGCGAATATCGTTGCGGTACAACTTGGCTATACACCCGTAAAAGAATTTCGGATTGGAATCCAATATGTCCAGGCTTCGGGAGATCCCAATCGCAATGATGGGAGTGTGGCAACTTACAATCCACTTTTTGCTACTAGAAGGATGGCGGGTGGAGGATTACCTTTTGCGGGAAATGGAAATTCGGGGATGGTATTTTGGCAAAACATCAAAGATTATTCCGTCCATATTAAATACGAATCATCAAAATGGGGAACCTTTATTATAAACCCTCACTGGTATTATAAAGTAAAACTCCAAGACGGATACTACGATAACAACAACTATGTAGCGGGGAGTAAAGCAACAGGAGAAACAGCATCCACAGAGGATTATTTCAATACGGAAGCCTACAATCCTAATAGACCGAAACTAGGAAGACACGTAGCAACAGAAATCAATTTCATTTATATTGTCACTCCGTTTGAAAATGTTTCCTTTTGGTTTGGTGCCAGTTCGCTTTATGCAGGTGATGCCATTCGCAATCAAAAAAACAATCCATACGAAACTGATCCTTACCATAGATACGATTTCAAACCAAACTCGAGTTATTTTACTTTGCAAAGTGTATTTGCTATTTAA
- a CDS encoding 3-dehydroquinate synthase, with amino-acid sequence MIEDFFPPLFSEFQVHYRYTVQFTKGIFGSNNSCLSDFFLSEKKEGNIKKALVVIDQGLVSHHPNLVYEIRSYFQNLTSCIQLTDDIMVIPGGEDCKNDPKLWDSLVNAVDLYGIDRHSYIIAIGGGAILDLVGYAAAVSHRGIRLVRIPTTVLSQNDSGVGVKNGINFQGKKNFLGSFAPPVAVFNDLLFLESLDDRDWLSGMAEAIKVALIKDKDFFLWIEANAEALRDRNLDKMFYLIHTCAKLHMDHIAKGDPFEFGSSRPLDFGHWAAHKLEYLTEFSLRHGEAVAIGMALDTEYSFQSFLLSEKDKNRIHSLLKTIGFSLYHPKLSEGEKKNLYLGLQEFREHLGGRLTITLLSGIGFSKEAHEIDFGAVVRSVDFLEKFYGN; translated from the coding sequence ATGATAGAAGATTTTTTTCCTCCTCTTTTTTCTGAATTCCAAGTTCACTATCGTTATACAGTCCAGTTCACCAAGGGAATTTTTGGTTCTAACAATTCTTGTTTATCTGATTTTTTTCTTTCTGAAAAAAAAGAAGGAAATATAAAGAAAGCTTTAGTTGTTATTGACCAAGGTTTGGTTTCGCACCATCCCAACTTAGTTTATGAAATTCGATCTTATTTTCAAAATTTGACGTCATGTATCCAGCTAACGGATGATATAATGGTAATCCCCGGTGGAGAGGATTGCAAAAACGATCCCAAACTTTGGGATTCACTCGTGAATGCTGTTGATTTGTATGGAATCGATCGTCATTCCTATATTATTGCCATTGGGGGAGGGGCTATTCTTGATTTGGTTGGATACGCTGCGGCAGTTTCGCATAGAGGGATTCGTTTGGTTCGGATTCCGACAACTGTCCTTTCCCAAAATGATTCTGGTGTGGGTGTTAAAAATGGAATCAATTTTCAAGGTAAAAAGAACTTTTTAGGTAGTTTTGCACCACCCGTTGCCGTGTTTAACGATCTTTTGTTTTTAGAAAGTTTGGATGATCGCGATTGGCTTTCCGGAATGGCAGAGGCAATTAAAGTAGCACTCATCAAGGATAAAGATTTTTTTCTTTGGATAGAGGCCAATGCCGAAGCACTTCGCGATCGTAATTTAGATAAGATGTTTTATTTGATCCATACCTGCGCCAAATTACATATGGATCATATTGCAAAAGGAGATCCTTTTGAGTTCGGATCTTCCAGACCACTTGATTTCGGACATTGGGCAGCCCATAAACTAGAATACCTCACAGAGTTTTCTTTACGTCATGGCGAGGCAGTGGCGATCGGTATGGCTTTAGATACCGAATATTCCTTCCAAAGTTTTCTTTTATCAGAAAAAGATAAAAATCGAATTCACTCCCTTTTGAAAACAATTGGATTTTCTTTGTATCATCCTAAACTATCTGAAGGTGAAAAAAAGAATTTGTATTTAGGATTACAGGAGTTTAGAGAACATTTAGGAGGAAGACTCACCATAACGTTGTTATCTGGGATTGGTTTCTCTAAAGAAGCCCATGAAATAGACTTTGGTGCCGTTGTTCGTTCGGTTGATTTTTTGGAAAAGTTTTATGGAAACTAA
- a CDS encoding Crp/Fnr family transcriptional regulator, translated as MSVEEIKVVNFSKGAAIVVQNSINTGNFFIVRSGRVSVDSEHIVVDHELAFYEAGDSFGLVSALTEHRFLVTLFADTDVELVQIPIRLLGSYLKERKELAMKILGLYSRELRTLQKHLSKANRPADREYHPERLVQNAKTYLSWQKPNLAAYSIQSFLNWSKENHSTENLTEATDLLKSFGSNYKPFQWEGMQASLEAGEILFVESEKSNEIYVVLEGNVKLFGIVRGFEYVIDVLGPGEIFGEMSLIDNAPRMASAITETKSKILRVTAENLFESVGPSLLQKIFESIARRIWFSHQRLVILRLKTPVIRLYAYLYNSIRDQDIRLGRNLDESLANAHTIYIQLEELCNMCGIIKVKSESIQEFLGDTNLVIEPNRITIKSRKRLEEKLGHYKSKEGQIVA; from the coding sequence GTGTCTGTAGAAGAAATCAAAGTTGTTAATTTTTCCAAAGGTGCTGCCATTGTTGTGCAGAATTCCATCAATACAGGGAATTTTTTTATTGTTAGGTCTGGTCGAGTTTCCGTTGATTCCGAACACATTGTTGTCGATCATGAACTTGCGTTTTATGAAGCAGGGGATAGTTTTGGCCTCGTATCGGCACTCACCGAACATCGGTTTTTGGTTACATTATTTGCTGATACGGATGTGGAATTAGTTCAAATTCCTATTCGACTTTTAGGATCTTATCTGAAAGAAAGAAAAGAACTTGCGATGAAGATTTTGGGTCTTTATTCTAGGGAACTTCGAACCTTACAAAAACATCTTTCCAAAGCCAATAGACCAGCAGACCGAGAATACCACCCAGAACGATTGGTACAGAATGCTAAAACTTATTTATCTTGGCAAAAGCCAAACTTAGCTGCATATTCCATTCAAAGTTTTTTGAATTGGTCCAAAGAAAATCATTCTACAGAAAACCTAACAGAAGCTACGGATTTACTAAAATCATTTGGTTCCAACTACAAACCTTTCCAATGGGAAGGTATGCAAGCTAGTTTGGAAGCTGGCGAAATTCTTTTTGTCGAAAGTGAAAAGAGTAACGAAATCTATGTGGTGTTAGAGGGGAATGTCAAACTTTTCGGAATTGTTCGCGGTTTTGAATACGTAATCGATGTTCTTGGGCCTGGAGAAATTTTTGGCGAAATGTCTCTAATTGATAATGCTCCAAGGATGGCTTCTGCCATCACAGAAACCAAAAGTAAAATCCTTCGAGTGACCGCAGAAAATTTATTTGAATCAGTGGGACCTTCTTTATTACAAAAAATTTTCGAAAGCATCGCAAGGCGAATTTGGTTCTCACACCAACGTCTGGTAATCCTTCGATTGAAAACTCCAGTGATTCGACTGTATGCTTACCTGTATAATTCCATCCGTGACCAGGACATTCGGTTGGGCCGAAATTTAGATGAGAGCCTGGCCAATGCACATACCATTTATATCCAACTGGAAGAACTTTGTAATATGTGCGGAATCATCAAGGTTAAATCTGAAAGTATCCAGGAGTTCCTCGGTGATACCAATTTGGTCATTGAACCAAACCGCATTACCATAAAAAGTCGCAAACGTTTAGAAGAAAAATTGGGCCATTATAAATCCAAAGAAGGGCAAATTGTGGCTTAA
- a CDS encoding TatD family hydrolase, giving the protein MCQNPNNQTKNPSHFESIDATEESPTHRDLLWEDYQNLIKDMRFFDPHIHMVSRTTDDYQMMAKAGIVAIIEPAFWVGQPRTGLASFKDYYSSLVGWERFRSSQFGIKHYCTMGLNSREANNERLAEEVMEILPLFAYKEGVVGIGEIGFDDQTALEEKYYRLQLDLAKKTNLPVQIHTPHRDKKRGTERSMSIALEHGLDPSFVVVDHNNEETVKSVLDQGFWAAFTIYPFTKMGNERMVAVVEKYGPERIMINSSADWGISDPLAIPKTAALMKQRGIPLDVIRKVTYQNAIDAFAKSGQIDVADFETESKPDPSAKFHGNSILRGGQQPVMNKNSLLIQ; this is encoded by the coding sequence ATGTGCCAAAACCCAAACAATCAAACAAAAAATCCTTCTCATTTTGAATCGATAGATGCAACCGAAGAATCTCCAACACATAGGGATTTGTTGTGGGAGGATTATCAAAACCTAATCAAAGATATGCGATTCTTTGATCCACATATTCATATGGTATCCAGAACTACCGATGACTACCAGATGATGGCAAAAGCTGGTATTGTTGCCATCATTGAACCTGCTTTTTGGGTGGGCCAACCAAGAACCGGTCTTGCTAGTTTTAAAGATTATTACAGTAGCCTTGTTGGTTGGGAAAGGTTCCGTTCTTCTCAATTCGGAATCAAACATTATTGTACAATGGGTCTAAATTCTAGAGAAGCAAATAACGAACGTCTTGCGGAAGAAGTGATGGAGATTTTACCACTTTTTGCGTATAAAGAGGGAGTTGTTGGTATCGGTGAAATTGGTTTTGATGACCAAACAGCTTTAGAGGAAAAATACTACAGATTACAACTTGATCTTGCCAAAAAAACAAATTTACCAGTACAAATCCACACCCCACACAGAGATAAAAAAAGAGGAACAGAAAGGAGTATGTCCATTGCTTTAGAACATGGATTAGATCCTTCCTTTGTTGTTGTGGATCATAATAATGAAGAAACCGTTAAGTCAGTGTTAGACCAAGGTTTTTGGGCTGCATTTACTATTTATCCATTCACTAAAATGGGAAATGAAAGAATGGTTGCTGTTGTTGAGAAGTATGGACCAGAGAGGATTATGATCAACTCAAGTGCAGATTGGGGAATCTCTGATCCACTCGCCATCCCAAAAACAGCGGCTCTGATGAAACAAAGAGGAATTCCTTTGGATGTCATCCGTAAAGTCACTTATCAAAATGCCATTGATGCCTTTGCAAAAAGTGGACAAATTGATGTCGCCGATTTTGAAACAGAATCAAAGCCAGATCCAAGTGCCAAGTTTCACGGTAATTCCATCCTTCGCGGTGGCCAACAACCAGTAATGAATAAAAATTCTTTGTTAATCCAATAG
- the eboC gene encoding UbiA-like protein EboC (EboC, a homolog the polyprenyltransferase UbiA, belongs to system of proteins involved in the trafficking of precursor metabolites to an extracytoplasmic compartment so that the biosynthesis of certain natural products, such as scytonemin, can be completed.) codes for MNLKAYFTLLRPANLVTAVADILAGMAIVGFVWKNNTPVFLLVSTICLYGGGVVLNDYFDTNIDTKERPERPIPSGKVSRTSALIFGSILLCFGVGFAFFYHIQSGWIAFVIVLLVLTYNRFAKHSSIFGPIVMGMCRGGNLILGMSLVADLHVSNLAFSFFPILYIAAITMISRDEVHGGKKTPLVFAGIFYLTVFLFLSLISYRLGNLSFSFPFVILHSGMVFPPLLKAYKNPIGSNIGKAVKAGVISLILLDASFTASFGFFPLAILVLCLLPISILLSKYFSVT; via the coding sequence ATGAATCTGAAAGCTTATTTTACTTTACTCCGGCCAGCTAACTTAGTCACTGCGGTAGCTGATATTCTGGCCGGGATGGCAATTGTCGGTTTTGTTTGGAAAAACAACACTCCCGTCTTTTTACTTGTTTCCACCATTTGTTTGTATGGTGGTGGTGTGGTTTTGAATGATTATTTTGATACAAACATTGATACAAAAGAAAGACCAGAACGTCCCATTCCCAGTGGGAAGGTATCTAGAACTTCGGCCCTAATTTTTGGAAGTATTCTTCTTTGTTTTGGTGTTGGTTTTGCCTTTTTCTATCATATTCAAAGTGGATGGATTGCTTTTGTAATTGTTTTGTTGGTTCTTACTTACAATCGTTTTGCGAAACATAGTTCGATTTTTGGTCCCATAGTGATGGGAATGTGTAGGGGAGGGAATTTGATTTTAGGGATGAGTTTGGTTGCGGATCTACACGTATCAAACCTGGCTTTTTCTTTTTTCCCGATCCTTTACATTGCAGCCATTACAATGATTAGCCGAGATGAAGTCCATGGTGGTAAAAAAACACCATTGGTATTTGCCGGAATCTTTTATTTAACTGTTTTTTTGTTTTTATCTTTGATTTCGTATCGATTAGGGAATTTGTCTTTTAGTTTTCCTTTTGTTATTTTACATTCGGGAATGGTTTTTCCTCCGCTTTTAAAAGCCTACAAAAATCCCATTGGATCAAATATTGGTAAGGCGGTGAAGGCAGGTGTGATTTCACTCATCCTTCTTGATGCAAGTTTTACTGCAAGTTTTGGTTTTTTCCCTTTGGCAATTCTTGTCCTTTGTTTGTTACCTATTTCCATACTTTTGTCTAAATATTTTTCTGTTACCTAG
- a CDS encoding alkaline phosphatase family protein: MPKQITFQKTVVIDVVGLSSFLVGEFTPFLKQYLQKKHTLFIKPMLPALTTSSQSTYLTGKWPNEHGIVGNGWYDHEDAEIKFWKQSNHLVEAEKIWERAKKLDPNFTCSKMFWWYNMYSSADYSVTPRPQYHADGVKAPDCYSNPPELRDELQKKLGSFPLFNFWGPNANIKSTKWIADASIYVDKKYDPTLTLVYLPHLDYCLQKYGPNLLKIKKELLEIDSILKDLIEYYENKNTKIILLSEYGITPVSHPIHINRILRKEGLVNVRKERWYELLDPGASSAFAVSDHQVAHIYCKDSKTKNRVTNLLQNIDGIALVLDKNSQKKYHINHKRSGDIVLVADPKFWFTYYYWLDDKNAPDYARLVDIHRKPGYDPCEMFMDPKKLGIRLRAGFKLLRKKLGFRYLMDVIPLDANLVKGSHGAIHEQREFYPIFSSQSQYSEKEISANKVYDLIWDQMTSKI, translated from the coding sequence ATGCCAAAGCAAATAACCTTTCAAAAGACAGTTGTAATTGATGTTGTAGGACTTAGTTCTTTTTTGGTGGGAGAATTTACTCCATTTCTTAAACAATATTTGCAAAAAAAACACACTCTCTTCATTAAACCAATGTTACCTGCTCTTACAACAAGTTCTCAATCGACTTATCTGACGGGAAAATGGCCAAATGAACATGGGATTGTGGGGAATGGTTGGTATGATCATGAAGATGCAGAAATAAAATTTTGGAAACAATCCAACCATTTGGTAGAGGCGGAAAAAATTTGGGAACGAGCAAAAAAACTAGATCCTAATTTTACCTGTTCCAAGATGTTTTGGTGGTACAATATGTACTCTAGCGCTGACTATTCTGTCACACCAAGACCTCAATATCATGCAGACGGTGTAAAAGCTCCCGATTGTTATTCCAATCCACCGGAACTTAGAGATGAGTTGCAAAAAAAACTTGGTTCGTTCCCCTTATTTAATTTTTGGGGACCCAATGCAAATATCAAATCAACAAAGTGGATTGCGGACGCTAGCATCTATGTTGATAAAAAATATGATCCTACTCTTACATTAGTTTATCTTCCTCATTTAGACTATTGCCTTCAAAAGTATGGACCAAACCTTCTTAAAATCAAAAAAGAACTTTTGGAAATAGATTCTATTCTGAAAGACTTGATCGAATACTATGAAAACAAAAATACAAAGATCATTTTGTTATCAGAATATGGAATTACTCCTGTTTCTCACCCCATTCATATCAATCGAATTCTTAGAAAAGAAGGTCTAGTTAATGTTCGTAAAGAAAGATGGTATGAACTTCTTGATCCAGGGGCTTCGTCTGCTTTTGCTGTTTCGGATCACCAGGTCGCTCACATTTATTGTAAGGATTCTAAAACTAAAAACCGAGTGACAAATTTGTTACAAAACATTGACGGTATTGCTCTTGTTTTAGATAAAAATTCACAAAAAAAATACCATATCAATCACAAACGTTCTGGTGACATCGTTCTCGTCGCTGATCCCAAGTTTTGGTTTACCTATTATTATTGGTTGGATGACAAAAACGCTCCAGATTATGCTCGTTTGGTGGATATTCATAGAAAACCAGGTTATGATCCTTGCGAAATGTTTATGGATCCTAAAAAACTGGGGATCCGACTCCGGGCAGGTTTTAAATTACTCCGTAAAAAACTAGGGTTCCGTTACCTTATGGATGTGATTCCTTTGGATGCTAATTTGGTAAAAGGCTCTCATGGGGCCATCCATGAACAAAGGGAGTTTTATCCCATTTTTTCCTCTCAAAGTCAATACTCTGAAAAAGAAATTTCTGCTAATAAAGTGTACGATTTGATTTGGGATCAAATGACTTCAAAGATTTAA
- a CDS encoding DUF1415 domain-containing protein: protein MPKETAKDTEDIILHETKEWILKAVIGLNLCPFAKPTFQSNTIRYTISKSKNAKDLLFDLKSELLFLKETNPKTTETSLLIHPYVLSDFLDQNDFLDDADLLLNQLELEGIIQIANFHPEFQFAGKKKNDITNFVGRSPYQTLHLLREDSITRIVDSHPNIDSIFKNNRKKLKELGLEGWKNLGLPS from the coding sequence ATGCCCAAAGAAACAGCAAAAGATACCGAAGACATCATTCTCCATGAAACCAAAGAATGGATTTTAAAAGCTGTGATCGGTTTAAATCTTTGTCCTTTTGCAAAACCAACCTTCCAATCGAATACAATTCGTTATACGATTAGCAAATCAAAAAACGCAAAAGACTTACTTTTTGATTTAAAATCTGAATTATTATTTTTAAAAGAAACAAATCCAAAAACCACCGAAACTTCCTTACTCATCCACCCTTATGTTTTAAGTGATTTTTTAGACCAAAATGATTTTTTAGATGATGCTGATTTACTTTTAAATCAATTAGAGTTAGAAGGGATCATCCAGATTGCAAATTTCCACCCGGAATTCCAATTCGCAGGTAAAAAGAAAAACGACATAACTAATTTCGTGGGTAGATCTCCTTATCAAACATTACATTTGTTACGCGAAGATAGTATCACTCGAATTGTGGATTCTCACCCTAATATTGACAGTATTTTCAAAAACAATAGGAAAAAATTAAAGGAATTAGGCCTCGAAGGTTGGAAAAACCTTGGACTACCTTCCTAA
- the eboE gene encoding metabolite traffic protein EboE, whose protein sequence is METKYGHLTYCSNIHPGETWKDHFYQLKENLPKIRKKVSPNAEMGLGLRLANEASVELLNPQVLEEFQTWLKKESFYVFLINGFPYGNFHGTTVKGNVYNPDWATKERQEYTIRLFSILSKLLPMGMEGGVSTPPLSYQFFDSTDLDLNKRISLATENIINILIHLIQIQIATGKTLHLDIEPEPDGILGNVKLFVDWYLDLFLPLAIPKVQTQFGFSREDTEKKVKNHIRICLDICHSAVSFEDNQAVVNLLLENSIRVGRIQISSALKVNFDQNIEEKLNLLSNFDEPTYLHQVVAKKPSSKIISYRDLPEALQSKLEPNDEWRIHFHVPVFLDTYGLVSSTRKEILDLLKLQKKKLFTNALEIETYTWGVLPKELQMPMSDSIVRELDWVLSVLETES, encoded by the coding sequence ATGGAAACTAAATATGGTCACCTAACGTATTGTTCCAATATCCATCCTGGTGAAACTTGGAAGGATCATTTTTACCAGCTTAAAGAAAACCTTCCCAAAATTCGTAAAAAAGTATCACCAAATGCAGAAATGGGTTTAGGACTTCGATTGGCAAATGAGGCCTCGGTAGAACTTTTGAATCCACAAGTTTTGGAAGAATTCCAAACTTGGTTAAAAAAAGAAAGTTTTTATGTTTTTTTAATCAATGGGTTTCCGTATGGAAACTTCCACGGAACTACTGTTAAAGGAAACGTATACAATCCTGATTGGGCAACTAAAGAACGGCAGGAATATACAATTCGTTTGTTTTCTATTTTATCTAAGTTACTGCCTATGGGGATGGAAGGAGGTGTTTCAACGCCACCTCTATCCTATCAGTTTTTTGATTCTACAGATTTAGATTTAAACAAACGTATCTCTCTTGCCACTGAAAACATAATCAATATTCTAATACATCTCATTCAAATTCAAATAGCAACTGGGAAAACATTACATCTAGATATAGAGCCAGAACCTGATGGAATTTTAGGGAATGTGAAACTTTTTGTGGATTGGTATTTGGATTTATTTTTGCCACTGGCCATTCCAAAAGTACAAACCCAATTCGGGTTTTCCAGGGAAGATACGGAAAAGAAAGTTAAAAATCATATTAGAATTTGTTTGGATATTTGTCATTCGGCTGTCAGTTTCGAAGATAACCAAGCGGTTGTTAATCTTTTGTTGGAAAATTCCATTCGAGTTGGTCGAATCCAAATTAGTTCCGCTTTAAAGGTAAATTTTGACCAAAATATCGAAGAGAAACTAAATTTATTATCTAACTTTGACGAACCAACTTACCTCCATCAAGTTGTCGCAAAAAAACCTTCTTCAAAAATCATTTCATACCGTGATTTACCCGAGGCATTACAAAGTAAGTTAGAACCAAATGATGAATGGAGAATCCATTTTCATGTTCCTGTATTTTTGGATACTTATGGACTTGTATCTTCCACGAGGAAAGAAATTTTAGATCTTTTGAAATTACAGAAAAAAAAACTTTTTACCAATGCTTTAGAAATAGAAACTTATACCTGGGGAGTTTTGCCTAAAGAATTACAAATGCCGATGTCAGACTCTATCGTTCGTGAATTGGATTGGGTTTTGTCAGTTTTAGAAACAGAGTCGTAA
- a CDS encoding DoxX family protein has product MKKFLVYSLGAFYITAGINHFFSPEFYLEMMPDYLPFHELLNVTSGLAEITLGSLVLYERMRKITCYGIILLLLAIYPANINMLLTALEGKDYGVPIWALYARLPIQFLFIYWAWAVRDFKFSEEPA; this is encoded by the coding sequence ATGAAAAAATTTCTCGTGTATTCTTTAGGTGCGTTCTATATTACAGCGGGAATCAATCACTTTTTTTCCCCTGAGTTTTATTTGGAAATGATGCCAGATTACCTTCCTTTTCACGAACTTTTGAATGTAACCAGTGGTCTTGCAGAAATTACTCTTGGTTCCCTGGTTCTTTATGAAAGGATGCGTAAGATAACCTGTTATGGGATCATTCTTCTGTTACTCGCCATTTATCCTGCTAACATCAATATGTTGTTAACAGCTTTAGAAGGTAAGGACTATGGAGTTCCTATTTGGGCTTTGTATGCGCGGCTTCCCATTCAGTTTTTATTTATTTATTGGGCATGGGCGGTTCGGGATTTTAAATTCTCAGAAGAGCCAGCTTAA
- a CDS encoding EboA domain-containing protein gives MANLSTNFSQFLFEQCTNKEREWLEEKVKSNFLDLMTAFVAAPRFLSKKNISYDSKSRGSLIPELTSFEVNGWNLVRLARVWLLLHLPSEPKEQYIKNIETLFDTAELNELVALYSALPLLSYPTEWLPRATDAVRSNMGFVFDSIALQNPYPELYFPEPAWNQLVLKTIFNEKPIHRIYGINRRRNEDLSIAVFDFISERSAAGRNVPISVWMLISGFTLESMVPKLFLMFKSEIQTEKQAAALVCYESKEPKIRSLLTKYPDLELSIQNEDLDWSKLQSIPE, from the coding sequence ATGGCAAATCTTTCCACAAATTTTTCTCAATTCCTTTTTGAACAATGTACAAATAAAGAACGTGAATGGTTAGAAGAAAAAGTTAAATCGAATTTTTTAGATTTGATGACAGCCTTTGTTGCTGCTCCACGGTTTTTATCTAAAAAAAATATTTCTTATGATTCTAAGTCTAGAGGAAGTTTAATTCCTGAGTTAACAAGTTTCGAAGTAAACGGATGGAATTTGGTTCGTTTAGCGAGAGTTTGGTTGCTTTTACATTTGCCTTCAGAACCAAAAGAACAATATATAAAAAATATTGAAACATTATTTGATACAGCAGAATTGAATGAATTGGTGGCGTTATACTCCGCTTTGCCTCTTTTGTCTTATCCTACAGAGTGGTTACCTAGGGCCACCGATGCCGTTCGTTCCAATATGGGTTTTGTATTTGATTCCATTGCCTTACAAAATCCCTATCCCGAACTTTATTTCCCAGAACCTGCATGGAACCAACTCGTACTCAAAACCATTTTTAATGAAAAACCAATCCATAGGATTTACGGAATCAATCGTAGGAGGAACGAGGATTTATCCATTGCCGTTTTTGATTTTATCAGCGAACGTTCTGCGGCGGGAAGAAATGTTCCTATCTCCGTTTGGATGTTGATCAGCGGATTTACATTGGAGTCGATGGTTCCCAAATTGTTTCTTATGTTTAAATCCGAGATCCAAACAGAAAAACAAGCAGCGGCTCTGGTCTGTTATGAATCAAAAGAGCCAAAAATTCGTTCTTTGTTAACAAAGTATCCTGACTTAGAATTATCGATACAAAATGAAGACTTGGATTGGTCTAAACTACAGTCCATCCCTGAATAA